From a single Sinomonas atrocyanea genomic region:
- a CDS encoding class I SAM-dependent methyltransferase, whose product MGCSIGVLTGELAERADQVVATDVSPLALERAAERLPDASAISWEHRRLPQEWPEGAFDLIVVSEVGYYFGPAELDEFMRRCLGSLTDDGALLACHWLGTIEGWQLTGDDVHARLRAERGLETVVQHRERDFLLEVFAKPPALSVAQREGLA is encoded by the coding sequence GTGGGCTGCTCGATCGGCGTCCTCACCGGCGAGCTCGCCGAGCGCGCCGACCAGGTCGTGGCCACCGATGTCAGCCCGCTCGCCCTCGAGCGGGCGGCTGAACGGCTGCCCGATGCCTCCGCCATCAGCTGGGAGCACCGCCGGCTGCCGCAGGAATGGCCCGAGGGCGCCTTCGATCTCATCGTCGTCTCGGAGGTCGGCTACTACTTCGGCCCCGCGGAGCTGGACGAGTTCATGCGGCGGTGCCTCGGCAGCCTCACCGACGACGGCGCGCTCCTCGCCTGCCACTGGCTCGGCACCATCGAGGGGTGGCAGCTCACGGGCGACGACGTGCACGCGCGGCTGCGGGCCGAGCGCGGGCTCGAGACCGTGGTGCAGCACCGCGAGCGGGACTTCCTGCTCGAGGTGTTCGCGAAGCCGCCCGCCCTCTCCGTTGCCCAGCGCGAGGGCCTTGCATGA
- a CDS encoding acyl-CoA dehydrogenase family protein, which yields MVSIGPARGLSADAAAEPAAGDDLAEAARSASGEWPDRALGLARRLGTAAPFPGEGRTAELWELLTRLGAADLSVARVVEPHLDALAILRQAGLGQPEAGSVWGVFAAEGPGARLEARRDPEGWRLHGTKPWCSLAGGLSHAVVTAHTGPETRRAFAVRLRHPGVAVRDGGWQALGLPGIPSGPVEFDAVPAEPVGPDGWYLERPGFAWGGIGVAAVWHGGALGVARRLWAAATERTPDQIALAHLGSADLALGTARAALAGAAAAVDAGQAEGAAGALLALRARGTVAAAAETVLAVVDHALGPAPLAFEAEHAQRVADLRLYLRQHHAERDTAALGRSLLEAGERPW from the coding sequence ATGGTGTCAATCGGGCCCGCCAGGGGACTGTCAGCGGACGCGGCCGCGGAACCCGCGGCAGGGGATGACCTCGCGGAGGCCGCCCGCAGCGCGTCGGGGGAGTGGCCGGACCGGGCGCTCGGGCTCGCCCGCCGGCTGGGCACGGCCGCCCCGTTCCCCGGGGAGGGCCGCACGGCCGAGCTGTGGGAGCTGCTGACCCGCCTCGGCGCCGCCGACCTGTCCGTGGCCCGGGTGGTCGAGCCCCACCTCGATGCCCTCGCCATCCTCCGGCAGGCCGGCCTCGGCCAGCCGGAGGCTGGGAGCGTCTGGGGAGTCTTCGCTGCCGAGGGGCCCGGGGCGAGGCTCGAGGCCCGCCGGGACCCGGAAGGCTGGCGCCTGCACGGCACCAAGCCCTGGTGCTCGCTCGCCGGGGGCCTGAGCCACGCGGTCGTGACGGCGCACACCGGGCCGGAGACGAGGCGTGCGTTCGCCGTCCGGCTCAGGCACCCCGGGGTGGCCGTCCGCGACGGCGGCTGGCAGGCCCTCGGCCTCCCCGGCATCCCCAGCGGCCCGGTCGAGTTCGACGCCGTGCCGGCCGAGCCCGTGGGCCCGGACGGCTGGTACCTCGAGCGGCCCGGCTTCGCCTGGGGCGGGATCGGCGTCGCGGCCGTCTGGCACGGCGGCGCCCTCGGGGTGGCCCGGCGGCTGTGGGCCGCGGCCACCGAGCGGACCCCGGACCAGATCGCCCTCGCGCACCTCGGCTCGGCCGACCTCGCGCTCGGCACCGCCCGGGCGGCGCTGGCCGGCGCCGCGGCGGCCGTGGACGCGGGCCAGGCCGAAGGAGCCGCGGGCGCGCTCCTGGCGCTGCGTGCAAGGGGGACCGTCGCGGCCGCCGCCGAGACGGTCCTGGCAGTCGTCGACCACGCCCTCGGGCCTGCCCCGCTCGCCTTCGAGGCCGAGCACGCCCAGCGGGTCGCGGACCTGCGGCTCTACCTCCGCCAGCACCACGCCGAACGCGACACCGCAGCCCTGGGCCGGTCCCTGCTCGAGGCGGGGGAGCGGCCGTGGTGA
- the metG gene encoding methionine--tRNA ligase encodes MSPASSKTPFYITTAITYPNGAPHIGHAYEYISADAMARFKRLDGFDVFFLTGTDEHGLKIAQTAEREGLTPQEFVDRQAEVYREVHELLGTSYDRLIRTTDPDHYGAAQSIWKRMADAGDIYLDKYEGWYSVRDEAFYTEDETEVRDGVRYSKETDTEVTWTAEESYFFRLSAYQDRLLAYYESHPEFGAPQYRFNEVISFVKHGLEDLSISRTSFDWGVPVPDAPGHVMYVWVDALTNYLTGVGYPDVASEQFEKFWPADVHIIGKDISRFHAIYWPAFLMSAGLELPRRVMIHGFLQNNGVKMSKSLGNVVAPADMIAQYGLDAVRYFFLREVPYGADGSYSHEAIVGRMNADLANNLGNLAQRSLSMVAKNLDGVVPEPGEFTAADREVLDAAAALLPAVRAAFDRQEFSRALEAIWAVLGDTNAYFAEQAPWVLRKTDPARMATVLYVTLEVVRQVGILVQPVMPASAARLLDVLGQPEGEARLFAALGTPIAPGTALPAPAPVFPRYEEPAGA; translated from the coding sequence GTGAGCCCCGCATCTTCGAAGACACCCTTCTACATCACCACCGCCATCACGTACCCGAACGGCGCCCCGCACATCGGGCACGCCTACGAGTACATCTCGGCGGACGCCATGGCCCGCTTCAAGCGGCTCGACGGCTTCGACGTCTTCTTCCTCACCGGCACGGACGAGCACGGGCTCAAGATCGCCCAGACCGCCGAGCGGGAGGGCCTCACCCCGCAGGAGTTCGTGGACCGCCAGGCCGAGGTGTACCGCGAGGTCCACGAGCTCCTCGGCACGAGCTACGACCGCCTGATCCGCACCACCGACCCGGACCACTACGGTGCCGCCCAGTCCATCTGGAAGCGCATGGCGGACGCCGGGGACATCTACCTCGACAAGTACGAGGGCTGGTACTCGGTGCGCGACGAGGCGTTCTACACCGAGGACGAGACCGAGGTGCGCGACGGCGTCCGGTACTCGAAGGAGACGGACACCGAGGTCACCTGGACGGCCGAGGAGAGCTACTTCTTCCGGCTCTCCGCCTACCAGGACCGGCTGCTCGCGTACTACGAGTCGCACCCCGAGTTCGGGGCGCCGCAGTACCGGTTCAACGAGGTCATCTCCTTCGTCAAGCACGGGCTCGAGGACCTCTCCATCTCGCGGACCTCGTTCGACTGGGGCGTCCCCGTCCCCGATGCGCCGGGCCACGTCATGTACGTGTGGGTCGATGCGCTCACCAACTACCTCACGGGCGTGGGCTACCCGGACGTCGCCTCCGAGCAGTTCGAGAAGTTCTGGCCTGCGGACGTGCACATCATCGGCAAGGACATCTCGCGCTTCCACGCGATCTACTGGCCGGCGTTCCTCATGAGCGCGGGCCTTGAGCTGCCCCGGCGCGTGATGATCCACGGCTTCCTGCAGAACAACGGCGTGAAGATGTCCAAGTCGCTCGGCAACGTCGTGGCGCCCGCGGATATGATCGCCCAGTACGGCCTCGACGCGGTCCGCTACTTCTTCCTGCGCGAGGTGCCCTACGGGGCCGACGGCAGCTACAGCCACGAGGCGATCGTGGGGCGCATGAACGCGGACCTCGCCAACAACCTCGGCAACCTCGCCCAGCGCTCCCTGTCCATGGTGGCGAAGAACCTCGACGGCGTGGTGCCCGAGCCCGGGGAGTTCACCGCCGCGGACCGCGAGGTCCTCGACGCCGCGGCCGCCCTGCTCCCGGCGGTCCGCGCGGCCTTCGACCGGCAGGAGTTCTCCCGCGCCCTCGAGGCGATCTGGGCGGTCCTGGGCGACACGAACGCCTACTTCGCCGAGCAGGCCCCCTGGGTGCTGCGCAAGACGGACCCGGCGCGGATGGCCACGGTCCTCTACGTCACGCTCGAGGTGGTGCGCCAGGTCGGCATCCTCGTCCAGCCCGTCATGCCGGCCTCCGCGGCCCGGCTGCTCGACGTCCTCGGCCAGCCCGAGGGCGAGGCGCGCCTGTTCGCCGCGCTCGGAACGCCGATCGCCCCGGGCACCGCGCTGCCCGCCCCGGCACCCGTCTTCCCGCGCTACGAGGAGCCCGCCGGCGCCTGA
- the serA gene encoding phosphoglycerate dehydrogenase, producing the protein MTTKPVVLLAEELSPATVAALGPDFEIRYTDGADRAQLLPAIADVDAILVRSATQVDAEAIAAAKKLKVIARAGVGLDNVDIKAATQAGVMVVNAPTSNIVSAAELTCGHILSLARNIPAANTSLKGGAWKRSKYAGTELLDKKLGVIGLGRIGALVAARMQAFEMDVLAYDPYVTAARAAQLGVKLVTLDELLAQSDFITIHMPKTPETVGMLGKDAFAKMKSTAYVVNVARGGLVDEEALAQALEDGQIGGAGIDVFAKEPSTDLPFFGHENVVVTPHLGASTDEAQEKAGISVAKSVRLALAGELVPDAVNVAGGVIAPDVRPGIPLIEKLGRIFTALAHDSVTQIDVEVAGEIANLDVKSLELAALKGVFTDVVSEKVSYVNAPVLAEQRGVAVRLLTTTEAEDYRNVLTIRGLLQDGTQVSVAGTLTGPKQVQKLVGINGYDVEIPISEHLVVMFYSDRPGVIGTIGHILGMNQINIAGMQVARADVAGQAMALLTVDSAIPATVLETVKGEIGATVLREVDLED; encoded by the coding sequence GTGACCACCAAGCCTGTCGTCCTCCTTGCCGAAGAACTCTCTCCCGCCACCGTCGCCGCCCTCGGACCGGACTTCGAGATCCGCTACACCGACGGTGCCGACCGCGCCCAGCTCCTGCCCGCGATCGCCGATGTCGATGCGATCCTCGTCCGCTCCGCCACCCAGGTGGACGCCGAGGCGATCGCCGCCGCGAAGAAGCTCAAGGTCATCGCCCGCGCGGGCGTCGGCCTCGACAACGTGGACATCAAGGCCGCCACCCAGGCCGGCGTCATGGTCGTGAACGCCCCGACGTCGAACATCGTCTCGGCCGCCGAGCTCACGTGCGGGCACATCCTCTCGCTCGCGCGCAACATCCCGGCGGCGAACACGTCCCTCAAGGGCGGTGCGTGGAAGCGCTCAAAGTACGCCGGCACCGAGCTGCTGGACAAGAAGCTCGGCGTGATCGGCCTCGGCCGCATCGGCGCCCTCGTGGCCGCGCGCATGCAGGCGTTCGAGATGGACGTCCTGGCCTACGACCCGTATGTCACGGCCGCGCGGGCCGCCCAGCTCGGCGTCAAGCTCGTGACCCTGGACGAGCTCCTCGCCCAGAGCGACTTCATCACCATCCACATGCCCAAGACCCCCGAGACGGTCGGCATGCTCGGCAAGGACGCGTTCGCGAAGATGAAGAGCACCGCGTACGTCGTCAACGTCGCCCGCGGCGGCCTCGTCGACGAGGAGGCCCTCGCCCAGGCGCTCGAGGACGGCCAGATCGGCGGCGCGGGCATCGACGTGTTCGCCAAGGAGCCCAGCACCGACCTGCCGTTCTTCGGCCACGAGAACGTCGTCGTCACCCCCCACCTCGGCGCCTCCACCGACGAGGCCCAGGAGAAGGCCGGCATCTCGGTCGCCAAGAGTGTCCGCCTCGCCCTCGCCGGCGAGCTCGTGCCGGACGCCGTGAACGTCGCGGGCGGTGTCATCGCCCCCGACGTCCGCCCGGGCATCCCCCTCATCGAGAAGCTCGGCCGCATCTTCACCGCCCTCGCGCACGACTCGGTCACCCAGATCGACGTCGAGGTGGCCGGCGAGATCGCCAACCTGGACGTCAAGTCCCTCGAGCTCGCGGCACTCAAGGGCGTCTTCACGGACGTCGTCTCCGAGAAGGTCTCCTACGTCAACGCCCCGGTGCTCGCCGAGCAGCGCGGCGTGGCCGTGCGCCTGCTCACCACCACCGAGGCGGAGGACTACCGCAACGTCCTCACCATCCGCGGCCTCCTCCAGGACGGCACCCAGGTCTCGGTGGCGGGCACGCTCACCGGCCCGAAGCAGGTCCAGAAGCTCGTGGGCATCAACGGCTACGACGTCGAAATCCCGATCTCCGAGCACCTCGTGGTCATGTTCTACTCGGACCGCCCGGGCGTCATCGGCACGATCGGCCACATCCTCGGCATGAACCAGATCAACATCGCCGGCATGCAGGTCGCCCGCGCCGACGTGGCGGGCCAGGCCATGGCCCTGCTCACCGTCGACTCGGCGATCCCCGCCACCGTCCTCGAGACGGTCAAGGGCGAGATCGGCGCGACCGTCCTGCGCGAGGTCGACCTCGAGGACTGA
- the ilvC gene encoding ketol-acid reductoisomerase yields the protein MTELYYDDDADLSIIQGRKVAVIGYGSQGHAHALNLRDSGVDVRVGLKEGSKSRAKAEEQGLRVLTPREAAEEADVVVILAPDQVQRHLYAEDIAPALKEGDALVFGHGFNIRFGYIQPPAGVDVILVAPKAPGHTVRREFVAGRGIPDIIAVEQDATGKAWDLAKSYAKGIGGTRAGVIKTTFTEETETDLFGEQAVLCGGVSHLVQAGFETLTEAGYQPEIAYFEVLHELKLIVDLMWEGGIAKQRWSISDTAEYGDYVSGPRVISPAVKESMKEVLADIQSGAFAKRFIDDQDNGAVEFKALREKEAGHPIEATGKALRAHFSWQQQDADYTEGSAAR from the coding sequence GTGACAGAGCTGTACTACGACGACGACGCAGACCTCTCGATCATCCAGGGCCGCAAGGTCGCCGTGATCGGCTACGGCAGCCAGGGCCACGCGCACGCCCTCAACCTCCGTGACTCCGGCGTCGACGTCCGCGTCGGCCTCAAGGAGGGCAGCAAGAGCCGCGCCAAGGCCGAGGAGCAGGGCCTGCGCGTCCTGACCCCGCGCGAGGCCGCGGAGGAGGCCGACGTCGTCGTCATCCTCGCTCCCGATCAGGTGCAGCGCCACCTCTACGCCGAGGACATCGCCCCGGCGCTGAAGGAGGGCGACGCCCTCGTCTTCGGCCACGGCTTCAACATCCGCTTCGGCTACATCCAGCCGCCGGCCGGCGTCGACGTCATCCTCGTCGCGCCGAAGGCGCCGGGCCACACCGTGCGCCGCGAGTTCGTCGCGGGCCGGGGCATCCCGGACATCATCGCGGTCGAGCAGGACGCCACGGGCAAGGCCTGGGACCTCGCGAAGTCCTACGCCAAGGGCATCGGCGGCACCCGCGCCGGCGTCATCAAGACCACGTTCACCGAGGAGACCGAGACGGACCTCTTCGGCGAGCAGGCCGTGCTCTGCGGCGGCGTCTCGCACCTCGTCCAGGCCGGCTTCGAGACCCTGACCGAGGCCGGCTACCAGCCGGAGATCGCCTACTTCGAGGTGCTCCACGAGCTCAAGCTCATCGTGGACCTCATGTGGGAGGGCGGCATCGCCAAGCAGCGGTGGAGCATCTCCGACACCGCCGAGTACGGCGACTACGTCTCGGGCCCGCGCGTGATCTCCCCGGCCGTGAAGGAGTCCATGAAGGAGGTCCTCGCGGACATCCAGTCCGGCGCCTTCGCCAAGCGCTTCATCGACGACCAGGACAACGGCGCCGTCGAGTTCAAGGCCCTGCGCGAGAAGGAGGCCGGTCACCCGATCGAGGCGACCGGCAAGGCCCTGCGCGCCCACTTCTCGTGGCAGCAGCAGGACGCCGACTACACCGAGGGCTCGGCCGCGCGCTGA
- the ilvN gene encoding acetolactate synthase small subunit, which translates to MSRHTLSVLVEDKPGVLTRVAGLFARRAFNIHSLAVGPTEVDGVSRVTVVVDAEGDLLEQVTKQLNKLVNVIKIVELLPENSVQRDHLLVKVRADAVTRLQVTQAVDLFRASIVDVSTDSLVVEATGTSEKIQALLAVLEPFGIREIVQSGTLAVGRGSRSMSDRALRAS; encoded by the coding sequence ATGTCGCGCCACACCCTGTCTGTTCTGGTCGAGGACAAGCCCGGCGTGCTGACCCGCGTCGCCGGCCTCTTCGCACGCCGGGCGTTCAACATCCACTCGCTCGCCGTGGGACCCACGGAGGTCGACGGCGTCTCGCGCGTGACGGTGGTCGTCGACGCCGAGGGCGATCTGCTCGAGCAGGTCACCAAGCAGCTGAACAAGCTCGTGAACGTCATCAAGATCGTCGAACTGCTGCCGGAGAACTCGGTCCAGCGCGACCACCTGCTGGTCAAGGTGCGGGCAGACGCCGTCACGCGCCTGCAGGTGACCCAGGCCGTGGACCTGTTCCGGGCCTCGATCGTGGACGTCTCGACCGATTCCCTCGTCGTCGAGGCCACGGGCACCTCGGAGAAGATCCAGGCCCTCCTCGCCGTCCTCGAGCCCTTCGGGATCCGCGAGATCGTCCAGTCCGGCACGCTTGCGGTCGGCCGCGGCTCCCGGTCCATGAGCGACCGCGCACTCCGCGCGAGCTGA
- a CDS encoding acetolactate synthase large subunit: MSKGTPISPSLMASKPSAAKAADPVDTVDSASAVLGPNRVVEPTEMTGSEAIVRSLEELGVDDVFGLPGGAILPTYDPLMASKINHVLVRHEQGAGHAAQGYAMVTGRVGVCIATSGPGATNLVTAIADAHMDSVPLVAITGQVSSSVIGSDAFQEADIVGITMPITKHSFLVTKAEDIPRTLAEAFHLASTGRPGPVLVDVTKDAQQSKTTFSWPPRIDLPGYRPVTRGHSKQVREAARLIAGASKPVLYVGGGVIKAHASAELLALAEATGAPVVTTLTARGAFPDSHRQHLGMPGMHGSVAAVTALQQADLLITLGARFDDRVTGVLSTFAPNAKVIHADIDPAEISKNRTADVPIVGSVKEILPELTEAVSGLYAKDGAPDITAWWSFLDRLREDYPLGWTEPEDGLLSPERVISRIGELTGPEGVYVAGVGQHQMWAAQFIKYERPHAWLNSAGLGTMGYSVPAAMGAKVGNPDRVVWAIDGDGCFQMTNQELATCALNNIPIKVAVINNSSLGMVRQWQTLFYDGRYSNTDLHTGAETVRIPDFVKLGEAYGCASFRVEREEDIDSVIAQALEINDRPVVIDFVVSPNAMVWPMVPSGVSNDLIQVARNSTPDWEEED, from the coding sequence ATGAGCAAAGGAACGCCGATCAGCCCATCGCTGATGGCTTCGAAGCCGTCCGCTGCCAAGGCCGCGGATCCTGTCGACACCGTCGACTCTGCCTCTGCCGTCCTGGGGCCCAACCGTGTAGTTGAGCCCACAGAGATGACTGGATCTGAAGCAATCGTCCGCTCGCTCGAGGAACTGGGCGTGGACGATGTCTTTGGTCTCCCGGGCGGCGCGATCCTGCCGACCTACGACCCTCTGATGGCTTCGAAGATCAACCACGTGCTGGTGCGCCATGAGCAGGGCGCCGGCCACGCTGCCCAGGGGTATGCGATGGTCACCGGCCGTGTGGGAGTCTGCATCGCGACGTCGGGTCCGGGAGCCACCAATCTGGTGACCGCGATCGCCGATGCGCACATGGACTCCGTTCCCCTCGTCGCCATCACCGGGCAGGTCTCGAGCTCGGTCATCGGCTCGGACGCGTTCCAGGAAGCCGACATCGTGGGCATCACCATGCCGATCACGAAGCACTCCTTCCTGGTGACGAAGGCCGAGGACATCCCGCGCACCCTCGCCGAGGCGTTCCACCTCGCCTCGACCGGGCGTCCCGGCCCCGTCCTCGTGGACGTGACGAAGGACGCCCAGCAGTCCAAGACCACGTTCAGCTGGCCGCCCCGGATCGACCTGCCGGGCTACCGCCCCGTGACCCGCGGACACAGCAAGCAGGTGCGGGAGGCCGCCCGTCTCATCGCCGGCGCTTCCAAGCCCGTCCTCTACGTCGGCGGCGGCGTCATCAAGGCCCATGCCTCGGCCGAGCTCCTCGCCCTCGCCGAGGCCACCGGCGCTCCCGTGGTCACGACGCTCACGGCCCGCGGGGCCTTCCCGGACTCGCACCGCCAGCACCTCGGGATGCCCGGCATGCACGGTTCGGTCGCCGCGGTCACCGCCCTGCAGCAGGCGGACCTGCTGATCACGCTCGGTGCGCGCTTCGACGACCGCGTCACGGGCGTCCTCAGCACCTTCGCGCCGAACGCGAAGGTCATCCACGCCGACATCGACCCGGCCGAGATCTCCAAGAACCGCACGGCGGACGTCCCCATCGTCGGCTCGGTCAAGGAGATCCTGCCCGAGCTCACCGAGGCCGTCTCCGGGCTCTACGCCAAGGACGGTGCCCCGGACATCACCGCCTGGTGGTCCTTCCTGGACCGGCTCCGCGAGGACTACCCGCTCGGGTGGACCGAGCCCGAGGACGGCCTCCTCTCCCCGGAGCGCGTCATCTCGCGCATCGGCGAGCTCACGGGCCCGGAGGGCGTCTACGTGGCGGGCGTCGGACAGCACCAGATGTGGGCGGCGCAGTTCATCAAGTACGAGCGCCCGCACGCGTGGCTCAACTCCGCCGGACTCGGCACTATGGGCTATTCGGTGCCCGCCGCGATGGGCGCCAAGGTGGGCAACCCGGACCGGGTCGTGTGGGCGATCGACGGCGACGGCTGCTTCCAGATGACCAACCAGGAGCTCGCGACCTGCGCGCTGAACAACATCCCGATCAAGGTCGCGGTCATCAACAACTCCTCCCTGGGCATGGTGCGCCAGTGGCAGACCCTCTTCTACGACGGGCGCTACTCCAACACCGACCTTCACACCGGCGCGGAGACCGTGCGCATCCCGGACTTCGTCAAGCTCGGCGAGGCCTACGGGTGCGCCTCCTTCCGCGTGGAGCGCGAGGAGGACATCGACTCGGTCATCGCCCAGGCGCTCGAGATCAACGACCGCCCCGTGGTCATCGACTTCGTGGTGAGCCCGAACGCGATGGTCTGGCCCATGGTGCCCTCTGGGGTCAGCAATGACCTGATCCAGGTGGCCCGCAATTCCACCCCCGATTGGGAAGAGGAGGACTGA
- the ilvD gene encoding dihydroxy-acid dehydratase: MTEQSLPQQVHTGAAHTGADAKPRSRVVTDGIHAAPARGMLRAVGFGDEDFAKPQVGIASSWNEITPCNLSLDRLAKAAKEGVHAAGGFPMQFGTISVSDGISMGHEGMHFSLVSREIIADSVETVMQAERMDGQVLLAGCDKSLPGMLMAAARLDVASVFLYAGSIMPGWVKLEDGTEKDVTLIDAFEAVGACAAGKMSHGDLDRIERAICPGEGACGGMYTANTMASAAEALGMSLPGSAAPPSADRRRDMFAHRSGEAVVNLLRRGITARDILTREAFENAIAVVMAFGGSTNSVLHLLAIAREAEVRLELEDFNRIGDRVPHLGDLKPFGRYVMYDLDRVGGVPVVMRALLDAGLLHGDALTVTGRTVAENLAEISPPDLDGKIVRAMDNPIHATGGLSILHGSLAPQGAVVKTAGFDAEVFEGTARVFEREQAALEALDRGQIAPGDVVVIRYEGPKGGPGMREMLAITGAIKGAGLGKEVLLLTDGRFSGGTTGLCIGHVAPEAVDAGPVAFVRDGDRIRVDIPHRRLDLLVDEAELDARREGWAPIPAKFTRGVLAKYAKLVHSASEGAVLG, from the coding sequence ATGACTGAGCAGAGCCTCCCTCAGCAGGTCCACACCGGCGCGGCGCACACGGGCGCGGACGCCAAGCCCCGCAGCCGGGTCGTGACGGACGGCATCCATGCGGCCCCCGCCCGCGGAATGCTCCGCGCGGTCGGATTCGGCGACGAGGACTTCGCCAAGCCGCAGGTCGGCATCGCGAGCTCGTGGAACGAGATCACCCCGTGCAACCTCTCGCTGGACCGCCTCGCGAAGGCGGCCAAGGAAGGGGTCCATGCGGCCGGCGGCTTCCCGATGCAGTTCGGCACCATCTCGGTCTCCGACGGGATCTCCATGGGCCACGAGGGCATGCACTTCTCGCTCGTCTCCCGCGAGATCATCGCCGACTCGGTCGAGACCGTCATGCAGGCCGAGCGGATGGACGGCCAGGTCCTCCTCGCGGGCTGCGACAAGTCGCTGCCCGGGATGCTCATGGCCGCGGCCCGCCTCGACGTCGCGAGCGTGTTCCTCTACGCCGGCTCGATCATGCCGGGGTGGGTCAAGCTCGAGGACGGCACCGAGAAGGACGTCACGCTCATCGACGCCTTCGAGGCCGTGGGGGCCTGCGCCGCCGGGAAGATGTCCCACGGCGACCTGGACCGGATCGAGCGGGCCATCTGCCCGGGCGAGGGCGCCTGCGGCGGGATGTACACGGCCAACACCATGGCGTCTGCGGCCGAGGCCCTGGGCATGTCGCTGCCCGGTTCCGCGGCGCCGCCGTCCGCGGACCGGCGCCGCGACATGTTCGCCCACCGCTCCGGGGAGGCCGTGGTCAACCTGCTCCGGCGCGGCATCACGGCGCGGGACATCCTCACCCGCGAGGCGTTCGAGAACGCGATTGCGGTGGTCATGGCCTTCGGCGGCTCGACCAACTCCGTGCTCCACCTGCTCGCGATCGCGCGCGAGGCCGAGGTGCGGCTCGAGCTCGAGGACTTCAACCGGATCGGGGACCGGGTCCCGCACCTGGGAGACCTCAAGCCGTTCGGCCGCTACGTCATGTACGACCTCGACCGCGTCGGGGGAGTGCCCGTCGTCATGCGCGCGCTCCTCGATGCCGGGCTGCTGCACGGCGACGCGCTGACCGTCACCGGCAGGACGGTCGCGGAGAACCTCGCCGAGATCTCCCCGCCGGACCTGGACGGGAAGATCGTGCGCGCCATGGACAACCCGATCCACGCCACCGGCGGCCTGTCGATCCTGCACGGATCGCTCGCGCCCCAGGGCGCCGTGGTCAAGACGGCCGGGTTCGACGCGGAAGTCTTCGAGGGCACCGCCCGCGTGTTCGAGCGCGAGCAGGCAGCGCTCGAGGCGCTCGACCGTGGCCAGATCGCGCCCGGGGACGTCGTCGTCATCCGCTACGAGGGGCCCAAGGGCGGCCCCGGCATGCGCGAGATGCTGGCGATCACCGGCGCGATCAAGGGGGCCGGGCTCGGCAAGGAGGTGCTCCTGCTCACCGACGGGCGCTTCTCGGGGGGCACCACCGGGCTGTGCATCGGCCACGTGGCGCCGGAGGCGGTCGACGCCGGCCCGGTCGCCTTCGTGCGCGACGGCGACCGGATCCGCGTGGACATCCCCCACCGCCGCCTCGACCTGCTCGTGGACGAGGCCGAGCTCGACGCGCGGCGCGAAGGCTGGGCGCCGATCCCGGCGAAGTTCACGCGCGGCGTGCTGGCCAAGTACGCCAAGCTCGTGCACTCCGCGAGCGAGGGAGCCGTCCTCGGGTGA
- a CDS encoding LysR family transcriptional regulator, with amino-acid sequence MDFRRLLLLRELADRRTVGATAEALGITASAVSQQLKLLQEEIGVVLIERQGRGVRLTEAGEAMAAAAAGVAVAMARAEATADGYRRGEQARVRAVFFPSAAEMFLPGLLDRVAERKGLRLEARLEDPNAQGFVDLAADADLVLGHSVNGPEEFLRSGLVVEPLLEEPLDVVLPGDHPLAAREVLEPDDVAPWPWIGVPAGFPFDTVLRQIELQAGRVVERVQLMPDLRAMEALVRGGHGLSLLPRFTARGALRSGLVLRPLAGVQACRSVVLLARADVAARPTVRDVMDMVHAEAARIVRDDGGEA; translated from the coding sequence ATGGACTTCCGCCGACTGCTGCTCCTGAGGGAGCTTGCCGATCGTCGCACAGTCGGTGCAACAGCCGAGGCGCTCGGCATCACCGCCTCGGCCGTCTCCCAGCAGCTCAAGCTCCTGCAGGAGGAGATCGGCGTCGTCCTCATCGAGCGGCAGGGGAGGGGCGTGCGCCTCACCGAGGCCGGCGAGGCGATGGCGGCGGCGGCCGCCGGCGTCGCCGTGGCGATGGCCCGCGCCGAAGCCACCGCGGACGGCTACCGCCGGGGCGAGCAGGCGCGGGTCCGCGCGGTGTTCTTCCCCAGCGCGGCCGAGATGTTCCTCCCCGGCCTGCTCGACCGCGTGGCCGAGCGCAAGGGACTGCGCCTCGAAGCGCGCCTCGAGGACCCGAACGCGCAGGGATTCGTGGATCTCGCGGCGGACGCCGACCTCGTCCTGGGCCACTCCGTCAACGGTCCGGAGGAGTTCCTCCGCTCCGGGCTCGTGGTCGAGCCCCTGCTCGAGGAGCCGCTCGACGTCGTGCTGCCGGGCGACCACCCGCTGGCCGCGAGGGAGGTCCTCGAGCCCGACGACGTGGCGCCGTGGCCGTGGATCGGCGTCCCGGCCGGCTTCCCCTTCGACACGGTCCTGCGCCAGATCGAGCTGCAGGCCGGCCGCGTGGTCGAACGGGTCCAGCTCATGCCGGACCTGCGGGCCATGGAGGCACTCGTCCGCGGCGGCCACGGACTGAGCCTCCTGCCGCGCTTCACCGCGCGGGGGGCCCTCCGCAGCGGCCTGGTCCTGCGCCCGCTCGCCGGCGTGCAGGCGTGCCGGAGCGTGGTGCTGCTCGCCCGCGCCGACGTCGCGGCCCGGCCCACGGTCCGCGACGTCATGGATATGGTCCACGCGGAGGCCGCCAGGATCGTCCGCGATGACGGTGGGGAGGCGTGA